One Patescibacteria group bacterium genomic window, TCGCGCTTGCGAGGTTTCTTCATGTTTGACATATGCAATGTAGTTGCATAACCTTTGTACATGTAGAAGCAGCGTGGCGTTACATTTGAAAGTAACTTCATGCACTTGCCACGTGTCCGTATCGTCATCGCCTTGTAAAAAACTGTATCCGTATGTCTATCTGGTTTCCTACCCTGCTCAGCGTGTTCATCATCAGCTTGATTTCGCTCATTGGAGTGTTCTCACTAACACTGGCACTGGATAAGCTGCGGAAGTGGTTGCTCTACCTTGTTAGCTTTGCCGCGGGTGCCTTACTGGGTGATGCTTTTCTCCATTTACTCCCTGAGGCGGTAGAAATTAGCTCCATTGAACGAGTGTCCGTACTCATTCTCGTTGGGATTGTGGTTTTCTTCTTTTTAGAAAAAGTCATTTTCTGGCGGCACTGTCACTTCCCAACCACAGCACAGCATGTGCACAGTGTGGGTCCAATGAATCTCATTGGCGATGGACTACACAATGTTATTGATGGTGCCATTATTGCTGGGAGTTTCCTCATTAGCGTGCCACTGGGCATTGCCACTTCGATTGCGGTTTTGCTACACGAAATTCCCCAGGAGATTGGTGATTTTGGCATTCTGATCCATGCTGGGTATACCAAGCGGAAAGCGCTGTGGTTGAATTTTCTTTCTGGGTGTTTGGCTATAGTGGGTGCAATTGTGACTTTGATCATTGGCGATTCGGTTGAAGGTTTTACCGCGTACTTAGTGCCACTTACCATTGGGGGTTTCATTTACATTGCTGCGGCTGACCTGCTGCCGGAAATTCACCGTGAAGAGCACACTGGCCGGTCATTGGGACAAGCCTTGATTCTGCTGGTTGGTATTGGGGTGATGGGGTTGCTGTTGCTACTGGAGTAGTTTTTCATTTAAAAAATACCCCGCTCCGAAGAGTGGGGTATTTGAAGTTACGAGGTAAATGCAAAGCCGATGAGCATAGCAATATAGAATGCTACAAGCATCGCTCCTTCGCCTTGCTTCCACTCGTTATCGTGGAGGACAAGGAAAGCGCCAATGAAGCTGAGGATGACGAGCTCAAGTGGCTGTGCGGAAAAGTGCAGGGTTACCGGGTTACCAAAGAGGAACCCAAAGAGTACTGCAGCAGGTGCAACCACCATCCCAACCTGGCTCGCTGAGCCAACACTGATGGATAAGCTGAGTTCCGCCATGCCTTTTCTGGCAGCGGTTACGGCAACTGCATGCTCGGCAATGTTGCCTAAGATGGGGAGCAGCATGAAGCCAATAAACCCTTCGGAGAGGTGGAGGCTATGAGCCACGTGTTCCACATCAGCGACCAGTATCTCTGACATGAAGAAAGCGCCAATTGCCGTACTGACCAAGACAATAATACTCGCCTTTTTACTTAGCTCATGTTCAATGTGTTCGTGTTGCTTCTTCACTTCATCAAGCCGGCTATCACGTTTTGCAAGAACAACGTAGTAAATGTAGGCAACGAGCAGCATGGCAGCCAAGATGTAACTAAGGTAGAGCTGCCGGTGTTCAGGGATGTTGTCATTGAACATTGTGGGGATAAACAATGTCGCGCCCACTAGAAAGAACTGATTAATATACAGCGCCGTGATGCCGGGTTTTAATTTCATGGTTCCGTTGCGCTTGCACCCAAGGTAGATAGATAGTCCCATGACTAGCAACAGGTTACCAAAAATGGAGCCGGCAATACCAGCCTGCACCAAGGCAATTTTCCCCGC contains:
- a CDS encoding ZIP family metal transporter gives rise to the protein MSIWFPTLLSVFIISLISLIGVFSLTLALDKLRKWLLYLVSFAAGALLGDAFLHLLPEAVEISSIERVSVLILVGIVVFFFLEKVIFWRHCHFPTTAQHVHSVGPMNLIGDGLHNVIDGAIIAGSFLISVPLGIATSIAVLLHEIPQEIGDFGILIHAGYTKRKALWLNFLSGCLAIVGAIVTLIIGDSVEGFTAYLVPLTIGGFIYIAAADLLPEIHREEHTGRSLGQALILLVGIGVMGLLLLLE